Proteins from a genomic interval of Cyprinus carpio isolate SPL01 chromosome A21, ASM1834038v1, whole genome shotgun sequence:
- the LOC109063218 gene encoding 60S ribosomal protein L37: protein MTKGTSSFGKRHNKTHTLCRRCGSKAYHLQKSTCGKCGYPAKRKRKYNWSVKAKRRSTTGTGRMRHMKVVFRRFRNGFREGTVPKPRRAAVAASSSS, encoded by the exons ATG ACGAAGGGTACGTCATCTTTCGGTAAGCGTCATAATAAGACGCACACTCTGTGCCGCCGATGTGGATCCAAGGCGTATCACCTGCAGAAGTCCACCTGCGGGAAGTGTGGCTACCCTGCCAAGCGCAAGAGAAAGT ACAACTGGAGCGTTAAGGCCAAGAGACGCAGCACCACTGGAACCGGCCGCATGAGACACATGAAGGTTGTTTTCCGCAGGTTCAG aAATGGATTCCGTGAGGGAACCGTGCCCAAGCCCCGTCGGGCAGCAGTGGCTGCGTCCAGCTCCTCATAA